A segment of the Meriones unguiculatus strain TT.TT164.6M chromosome 10, Bangor_MerUng_6.1, whole genome shotgun sequence genome:
GACAGTCATTTTAGATACAAAGAGTTCAAGCAAACAGGAGAGAATTAAACACTAAAAAGCACTGAGAACAGCCTCTGGCCTTTAACTACAACCCATATTAATGAAGAGAAAAATtacaagaaatttaaaaagtcaaaaatcaaataaacgcaaacaaacaaaccaaacccaaaacaaaataaaaacaagaaaaggaaagtaaTTGGAAGAGGAATCAAACATTGGTCTTTTTCACAGTTAAAGTCTCTGAAGCAGCATGCTTGTTTCCATGTTGTGTTGTGTGGGTTGGATGGTTTCTAATTGTGGCGGGCACATCCATCTTGATGATTGCTTCAGATGCAGCTAGCTCTTCCTCACTCCAGGTTTGCACTACACAGAGGAGTGTGGGGAATCACCCACTTTTTCCAGTCCTGTGTCCAGGCTCTTCAACCCACCCTGCCTGAGGTCCTCAGCCACTTCCAGGAGAGGCTGCAGGGCAGCCTCAGCAGCCAGGTGGGCACAGCTACAGTAAGCAGCTGTGCAGGATttcccacaccatcttcttcctaaACAGAGGCACATGCCTCTGAGAGAAGGTGATGGGCCGGCCTCTTGAGATGCAGTCTGCGTATTTACACATGAACATTCCACAGTCACTTCCATTCAGCTGCTGGGGAATCTCCTCTGCTGTCATGCTGTACTGCTTCCAGTCCAAAGGGTTCAGATCTATATTCCTTCTCGCCTTGCTCTCATCCTGCAGATAGTGGAAAATCAGCTTAAGAATGTCAGGTCTTTCCTGCCCCATCGAGTCTAAGTAGACAACACTCTTCTGTCTTAAGTTTACCACCACCAGGCTCCAGTGGACGTCCAGGTGTATGGGCACCAGAatcagttctttctcaaaaaggTTTATGGCCTGGGTCCACCTTTTTACAGATTTGTACCCCCCACTCTTTAGTTTGGTATAAAAGAAGGTGTTAAATGCATGCAGTGAGGGGTAACCTTGAGTTTGGGTTCTTTGCATGAGTAGGTTCATATAAAAGTTGATGACTTCATCATTGAGCCACTGCATGTCCTtaagtgtgtgcatgtctgcTCTAGTGATGTGCAGTTTAAAAGCACAGCTCAAAACTTCATCTTGTGGCCCTGGGCCAAGGGCATTTtgaatttctttctccatttctgcTGTGATGTCAGAGCCACGGTCCAGCTCTCCACCCTCCTCTTGCTCGTTGTTACCCTTTTTCTTGGCCTCTGGTGTTTTGGGCACTTTGTTTTGGATGAGGGTGTTTTTGCTGACCCTGTCTGTGGGGAGCTGGGTCTGGGCTCCTCCCAGGAAGTCTGGCTGGGGGTGTTGTCTCCTTTCCCCCTCTTGGATGTTTCCTTGGTCCCTCTTTTCTGAATGACAGATTTCCACTTCTGAGTGTCTTTTTCCATCTCTGATTGGTAACTGATCTTCTTCTGGGACAACACTGTCAGGCTGGTTTGGCTCAGAGTGATTGGTTTTAGACCTGAGACTTTGTCCTTCCATACAGGATTTGATGCCCTTCAAGGTGTCCACAGGGCTTAAGTGAGTGCTGTGAGGGTCAGAGCTCACAGTCTCAATAGTTTGAAGCTCTTCTAACAACCTTtgatatttttctctgtgttgtttCTCAACATGTTGTTCTATGTTGCAGTAGGGTCGCTTGCGTCTCTTGCCACCATCAGAAAGCCTCACCTCAGCGGTAGCCTCATCCCGATGGTTTTGCGTGtactctttgttctttttctgtactCTACCCAATTCCTGGGCATTGTGTACCTGACCCTGGACCAGCTGTTTACACCCAAGTTCGATTTCAAAGTTATCTTCTTTTAACTTCTTTTGAGGCTCAAGTCCTTCTGCAGAGGGAAAGTTGTTTCCTCCCTCAGCCTGCCATTTCCTCTTTTGTCCCATAGATGGATATTCAGGGTTCATGATTTCACACTGTTGTCCATGATACAACATAAAAGGAATGGTTGGTCTGCTTTTTCTCATGTGTTCACCGTCATCTCTCCTGCTACTTTCTGGATTCCCTGTCAAAGtgcaggtctgctggactttcAGCGGGTGTTCTTGGTTAGATATCCTCTTGATGTTGCCAGGATCATTTGTAGATGTCTTATCTGTACAGGACATTTTGTCCACAGTCAGAAAATGCAGGCGGAAGGGCTCAGACTAAAGTCTAGCTCTCGGTGTTGGAATCAGTTGGATTATGAAGATAGTTGGAATGTGAAGATGTAGGTATGAAAGAGTATTCAGTTGATGAATCTGCTCTTTGAGGTGGCAGTCCTGACCTTAGAACACGTGATGGAAATTCTCTttagggtggggaggggagagggagagaatttgGGCTCCAGGCCACAGTGAGCCTTGGTGGAGTCCAAACTTGTGGAAATGACAGTGAAAGCTGCCTGAAGAGCTTGGTAGCACAGCCAACGCACCAGAGGCTGAAGTGCTGTGTGCCTCAGCTCTTGCCCGGGCTCTGGGCTTCCAGGTTCCACAGCTGGTTGTGATGCAGTTTGACACATCATGATGGCATTCTAAGGCGAGTGGAAGGTCCTCCCACTGTCACCCTTGGGAAGGAACTTAAGGCTTGCTTCCTTCCCTTAGGTTCTTGTTATCCTGTGCCTGTTCCCAACATTGAAGCAAACACATAGTCAGTAAGAACTCAGTGAGGCAGAAGTGTAATCCTGTCTTCAGAAAGGGAGAGGTTATTGGGAAGAATAGTAGGTtcactacattttatttttctgaaaaggatGCAACTTTGTGGTTCTTTTTGGCAAGAAAGTAGCTCAGGCAGTGCAGTTTGTGTAGGCAGAATCTAAGGAAGCCAATGTCCAATTCAACTTATTCCTCTATTGAGCTCCTCAATTATGGACCCTTACTCATGGGGAACCTCAGCCAGCTCTACCCTGAGTTGACATCATCACCTGACAGATACCAGTGACAGAGAAGGGGATGGCTTTTGAGTTATTGAGCTCTGTGATGAGAGGTTTGTTTAGGGTCTCCTGATCTAGCCCATCCTATGGCTCGTGACTGTTAGGGAGGAGTCTCCTGTCTGTCTAGGAATTTTAATTGTAGCAAACAAAATACAATTGCCTTTACTTGACTCAGATTCAAATGATTTTTGCATTAGCAGCTGATAGTTACATGAACATGCTTATTAATAACTTAGAGAATTATGCTCTGTTACCTTGTTGACAGAAGCTTTCCAACAATTGGTTCTGTAACAATACTGGAGTCAATCAGTGTCC
Coding sequences within it:
- the LOC132657103 gene encoding sentrin-specific protease 2-like produces the protein MSCTDKTSTNDPGNIKRISNQEHPLKVQQTCTLTGNPESSRRDDGEHMRKSRPTIPFMLYHGQQCEIMNPEYPSMGQKRKWQAEGGNNFPSAEGLEPQKKLKEDNFEIELGCKQLVQGQVHNAQELGRVQKKNKEYTQNHRDEATAEVRLSDGGKRRKRPYCNIEQHVEKQHREKYQRLLEELQTIETVSSDPHSTHLSPVDTLKGIKSCMEGQSLRSKTNHSEPNQPDSVVPEEDQLPIRDGKRHSEVEICHSEKRDQGNIQEGERRQHPQPDFLGGAQTQLPTDRVSKNTLIQNKVPKTPEAKKKGNNEQEEGGELDRGSDITAEMEKEIQNALGPGPQDEVLSCAFKLHITRADMHTLKDMQWLNDEVINFYMNLLMQRTQTQGYPSLHAFNTFFYTKLKSGGYKSVKRWTQAINLFEKELILVPIHLDVHWSLVVVNLRQKSVVYLDSMGQERPDILKLIFHYLQDESKARRNIDLNPLDWKQYSMTAEEIPQQLNGSDCGMFMCKYADCISRGRPITFSQRHVPLFRKKMVWEILHSCLL